Below is a window of Humulus lupulus chromosome 9, drHumLupu1.1, whole genome shotgun sequence DNA.
ACTCTTACTCTTATCCCTTTGCTTAAGTATGTCTTTGTCTTACTCAGTGCTGATGATAATGGTGAAGGTGAGTGTTTTGTTTCCTCCCTTTTCATTCAATTTTATTCAATTCAATCCAATTCAATTCAATTTCAATTTCAGCTTTTGTTTCATTTTGATTCATTTCAATTCAATTCATTTTCAGGTGGGACCTTTGCTCTTTACTCACTGCTTTGCCGCCATGCTAAGTTTAGTTTGCTTCCCAACCAGCAAGCAGCTGATGAGGAGCTCACTGCCTATAAATATGGTCCATCTTCTCAGCATGCTAGTTCCTCTCCCTTGAAGAGATTTTTGGAGAAGCATAAAAGGTTAAGGACTGCCCTTTTAGTTGTTGTGCTGTTTGGAGCTTGCATGGTCATTGGTGATGGTGTCCTTACTCCTGCTATCTCAGGTAAATTTTCTAATTGCTTATTTTGCTTCATATGTAACTACTGGTACTATTATTTCCTTGTCTCTATTTAAcatctttgtaaaaaaaaaaaattgcagttCTATCTTCGGTTTCAGGGCTTAAAGTTACAGAAAAGAAATTAACTAGTGGTAAGTTGTCATGctttgctatatatatatatacatatattttattttcactTTGATTCTTTATGAGTGACTTAACAAACTATGTGATGCTCATTGTTTTTAGGTGAACTTCTCTTGATTGCTTGTTGCATCTTGGTCGGTTTGTTTGCTCTGCAGCACTGTGGCACACATAGAGTTGCCTTTTTATTTGCACCTATCATATTGCTCTAGTTATTTTCCATTTTTTCTATTGGTCTCTGCAACACAATACATTGGAACCCAAAAGTTGTTTATACTTTTTCACCTCATTATATTGTCAAGTTCTTTAAGGAGACTGGTAAAGATGGTTGGATTTCTCTTGGTGGGATTCTTCTTTCTATAACTGGTATGTGCTATATCCTACTTAATGGAAATAAACATCATTTTCATTGGCTCTGTTATGTGAAATTCCATTTTGCCACTACTCATCTTTATAAGTCTGGTCAACCATTAAGTTCTATGTAGTTTACTAAGGACAAAATGTCGTTATAATACCCTAAAAAAAATGTCGTTATAGTTCTAGAGTATATGTTTCTGTTAGTTAAATTAACGATAGGAATTTTCTAATTCCTTCCAGGAACCGAAGCTGTGTTTGCAGACCTTGGTCATTTTACGGCTTTGTCAATAAGGGTgagttttatattattataatttttttttactaaatatATTGAATTTCTTTTCTACACATAATAGGAAACATGTACATATTGGCTGGTTTGGAAAATTTAGTGTGGTGCAAGGCAAAGTAAAAGGAAAAACCACATGAATTAGAACCTGGTAGGAAAAAGCCAAGTAAAAGGAAGACCAAATGAGATCCAAGAGGGTTAGAATGACTGGTTGGGCTCTTGGTTTGCTCTCATAAGATCGGGGTTTGATTCCTCATGAGACCTTCCTAGAAATTTGTTAGAGTTTCCTGCCTCCCCCAAAGATTGTAGGTTCAATGGGAGaacatgttaaaaaaaattgaaataaaaaaccaaaaaagAGGACCAACTGAGTTAGCAAGTCATGTATAGAAGTAACTCCATTAGATGTTGCTGGAAAAGTAGAGCATAGTGTTGAAGATATTTCTTCAAAATCAAGCGTTTATACTTCTGTATTTTATTTACCCCAAATCACTGTGCTTTTGCAGGCCTTGTTCACCATGATGTAGTAAATGCTTTTTGGCTATCAACAAATGATAGTTATGGTTCCCTTTTTTGTCTGTGCAGCTTGTGTTTGCTTTTGTTGTATACCCATGTTTGGTTGTACAATACATGGGTCAAGCTGCATACTTGTCCAAAAGCCCCGATAAGATTCATTGCAGCTTTTATAATTCAATCCCTGGTTAGTACTCCCTGGCATTATTAATATTGCTTCCAGAATTTCATTTTTATATATGAGTTGCTCTAATTGTGCTTTCTGTTCTTGCTTAAATTGCAGAATCTGTATTTTGGCCGGTGTTTGTTGTTGCCACGCTAGCAGCTATTGTTGGCAGCTAGGCTGTTATAACTGCTACGTTCTCCATCATCAAGAAATGTCATGCCCTTGGTTGCTTTCCAAGAGTCAAAGTTGTCCACACCTCAAAACACATATATGGGCAGATCTACATTTCAGAAATAAACTGGATACTCATGATCCTTACTCTTGCCATAACCATCGGATTTCAGGATACAAATTTAATTGGAAATGCTTATGGTATGATGCTTGTCGAATCTATACTGTTTtcttataattattattgtttccAAGTTtgccaagtaaaaaaaaaaggtttgctttataaaaatataaaaagcaGCAATGTTTTTTCCTTTCTTATCCATCTGTGTAAAACTGTTATTGGAAAGGTTGTAATATTGGGTAGTGAGATCATTGAATGGGTAATTTTACCTAAAAGTTTCATCACATCTCTTGATTGTGAGCAACATAACTAGAATTTTGCTTTACTAATTGTGTCATAGTATGATTTAGACAGGATAATTTCTAAAGGATTCTTCTCTTGTATGAATAGATATATGAACTGGGTTGGAACTGGGACAATTTAGAACTTCTAGCACAGGGCAGAAACTTCATGTTATGATAAATGGCAGTGTAAGTAACATCTCATTCAATGGAAGTCTTAAAGGCAGTgctaatataataataaaactttttcTATAAGCCCtgctaatttaaaattttatttgtcCTCTGTTTTTGCTAGTCTACTTAGTTTTGTTTCCTCAACTAAAATATATGAGTACTGCCCTATTTTTGTTTCTCAGGCAAGTAAAAAATCCTTGGATCCAGTTGCTCCAGTTTATAAGTACTGCCTTGTATCAGTATCTAACATATTAACTTCAACATGCCAAAATGAGGTTAGCTGTCTCCATTTTCAGCGTTCAAGTCTAGCGCTAAtccatattgcattttttttctaCTTTTGGGTATAAACTTATATATGGCTCTTTCTTGCATGAAGTTTGGGGTGAATTTTAGTTAGTCATTTTAAAGTCAACACCATACGTTTGTTGTTTTTGCGTGTTCAAGTTAATGCATTTTCTTTCctgatcattaatttttttatttgaacaacTGACCCATTATttctcatttaatatattttaattaatacacCGTCTAGGTTGCTGATTTGAAAGATTCTGTAAGCTTTATTCTGACAATAAATGAATTGTACTGAAAAGAACCAAATCTTGCACAAAGTCTAGGTTAATTTGAGAAAACCTAGCAAAAACTCCCAGAGTAGAAATTCTAAACTTTAAACAGTAACCAAATTCTTCTATATATCCCTTCCAAGTATTCTCTTATACTATTTATAGACTAACAATAACACTTACTAACCAACCAATAGAACTTGAGTAAATTTACAAGTCAACACACTAATCCTATATAGCTCTATTCAATATCTGATGCCTAACAAAATGTTTGCAGATCATATAGTTTTAGATGGCTTCTTTGATGTGATTACTTATTATTGGCATTTTATGTTAATTTATATTGTAAATATATGCAGGTTTCTGCCAGTTTAGTCATGGTGCATTTGATTGAGAAATTAGCTGCTGGTGATACTGGAAGTTTATCTGTATCAATACTTCAGAAGATGAGCACCATGTCTAAAAAGGTTTGCTGCTTCCCTTTTAAGATTGGTATAGTTAGTTTAGATAAATAGTTCAGGCATGTTGtcctaaatatatttatatttaagaataaaagaatatcatAAAATATGACAGTTTATATATAGCAGTATAGTATCTACAGTCCCAACTGACTGTTTTGAGTGATCAGACTCATCACCATAGAGAAATTCTCTACTGATTGtctcttattttattgttcatctgaaaattccctagctctttcttgatagctctcttattttattgaactaaaacagataagtatttatcttagttttccattttcttcttttgaagttttcaatgtatcatttaagaaaagactgtaagtttgttgttgtggtggcaagaacttttgttcttaataataaaaggtcttttttttttacaatgtgcaggtatattgagatgatttctttgaagcaattcttgacaacatttgtagttgaggcctttagaatggaagaatgtatttcactaatttttgtatacatttcttgttttgtatttagtgataaaggaatctgaattgggcaaaaattatgttgtaatatgatatcttaagcctagactagtagagtaaatattgtaattacatttgagtaattaataaaaatctatttatgttaatttatttggcttcaactttcatatttgtttgcctagttttgtgtaagtaaaaaaagattatgcttctctaagctaatataacacatgtgttatactaaagtgtagtataacacaaaaaatgtgttatactaaagtgtagtataacacaaaaaatgtgctatactaaagtgtagtataacacaaaaaaagtgttataaaaaagtgtagtataacacaaaaaaagtgttatataatcgactataaataacataattaaacacttatctatatattaaaataacacacaaattgtgttattgttgacagtacaataacacatatgtataacactgataaagtgttatgtaaagttccctgacctacgataacatagtcggtcttaacacatcagaaagtgttatcgtatgttttgataacacatttttggtgttattaaaagcattttttcttgtagtgatttgaGGTAATTAtaataatacgttatatattgctagatatttagtgatattttatttattatttattaatttaattttattggtttgtggatttaatagcgaatttgattactaagtgaagtaattttgctagcttttggattattaattgcaataggtacatatatattctcttacttctacttttaatattattaaacaaatgttagaggagtttgaatatcttaaatattcatccatagtgaagtaggttatgagattaaaattgtgtgctgcgatgataacggaaggttgagaacttgtgtgttttagtgaagtaggttctgagaaatttggttgtgtgctgcggagctataaggaagaaacttattgtatgctgtttgaattatttgttttgctattcacatgcagagggttaggttactattataggggaaatgctgcccgattttatctaggataataaataattagtttaatatagacatcctataaggaagaaacttattgtatgttgtttgaattgtttgttttgttattcacatgcagatggttaggtcactattataggggaaatgctgcccgattttatcaaggataataaacaattagttttatatagacatacaactttatcacgtgtttatttagtgttgtttcttttcttttccatagagataggagaatatatggataaacagtggatgtcagcgaataggttatctgcagaatataggaacggggtcgatttgttcttaaggttttgttcgaaaaatgtgaaagacccaaattttacttattgtccatgtcttaagtgtggaaatgttaaaaagatagatcttaaaaagattaaagaacacttatatttcaatgggatggacaagagttacacaatttggtattaccatggggagatggctccgattgctccaactctgccaagtagaccaagaggaatgaggaggaatatagtggaggagaactgggatccattagataaAATGATTGACGatgcacattatggatcaggagtagagacaaataagtttgagacactccttaatgatgtcgagaaaccaatttaccctggttgtacaagatttacaaaattatctgcgcttcttaggttgtacaatctaaaaggtaaacatggctggagtgataaaagcattactgatttatttagttttttgaaggagttattgcctgaagataatgaaattccaatttaattttatgaggcaaagaagacgttatgctcattaggcatgcagtacgaaaaaattcatgcatgtcctaatgattgcatattatatcgaaatagttttgcagacgcaaaatcgtgtcctacttgtggtgagtcacgatggcaaaagaaaagaaatggtgacgatgtcaaggaaggagtacctgccaaagttttgtggtaccttccgccaattccttgtttcatccgattgtttagaaatgtcgaacatgctaaaagtttttcgtggcatgctaatgaaagaataaaggatggtaaattaagacatccaactgacacccttgcttggaagagagttgatttgaagtggccttcttttggaaatgaatctcgtaatattcgtctaggtctttcgactgacgggtttaatccacacgcatcctttagcagtaagtatagttgttggcctattatgcttgttatttacaatctacccccatggttgtgtatgaagagaaagtttacgcttttgaccttgttgatatcaggacctgaACAACCTGGTTATGATATTGatgtctatctagctcctcttatagatgacttgaaaactttgtgggatgaaggggttaaggtttatgatgcgtataggcaggaataatttaatcttagagcggtcttcttgtggacaattaatgactttcctgcttatggaaatttatctgggtttagtgtgaaaggatataaggcttgctccgtttgtgaagaaaaaacatgttctgaatacttgaaacactctcgaaaaatatgttatatgggacataggaagttcttgcctaatacgcataaacttcagacttggaagaaggcattcaatggtaaacaagagtttaaggaggctcctgagccattgaatgggatccaagtacttgagaagatgtcaaAAATTGTGTCCAACTTAGGGAAgcccaaagttcgtacacctacaaagatgaaacgtagtcgcaaggccaaggttgtggaGAGGCCAAAAGGgttttataaaaagaaatctgttttcttcgaacttgaatattggcctttcttacttatacgtcataatttagattttatgcacatagagaaaaatgtatgtgatagtttgattgacactttgttgaatattcctgggaaaactaaggatggaattaaggctagacaagacttggttgcaatgggtataagggatgaattaactccaaaaccagataagagatgaacatatttacctcctgcagcttacactcttactaaagaggaaagaatggaaatttgcagatgtttgtttaatataaaagttcctgacggatattcctcaaatataaggtcattggtagacatgaaaagttgtattctgactggcatgaaatctcaCTATTgccatattctaatgcaacatttactaccagtggccattcgatctgtgtttCCTAGGAaagttcgagatgtaatcacaaggttatgcttgtttttcaagtcattgtgttgtaaggtgattgatccacTTAAGTTACCTAAgtaagagatgaaattgttgaggtattgtgtgagttggagaaatatttcccgccgacattttttgatataatgatccatttgacagttcacttggttagagaactaagatattttgttccagtttatttaagatggatgtatccatatgagtgatatatgaagattcttaaggagtatgttaggaatagaagtcggccggAAGGATGCATCGTTGAATGCTATATTGAATTttgttgaattttgttctgaatacatgactggtgtacagaaaattgggttaaatgatgttgaaaatgtaaagattcagagtcgtcgtggtagcATTGTATCcacagtaagtcgagatcttctagatgaagcacatcgtcttgtgttgcagaatataaatgaaattcaaccttatatcgagtgagttatattcatataatacattaagtttaagttgtgtaatttcgtATATTCAATTGTTTAACAACATATGTATAATTGAACGTGTTATCCAgacttccggatagcgtttagatggatagccttcgGGCAGCAGAATTATTAAAGTCCTTCATGGAGAGTGACCAGtggtcgcggatggacagaaaggcttcgcctctcccgtgtagtgtctagcacactcctTCAAgaaaccgcgacccggaagctcgttagttctcccggactcccgaagggatgtccttcggggaaggtccttccaggagaagctctttagGTTATCTTCGCGGATACGGTTCCGTGCTTCGCACGGGACAAGACCAagtggtcgagtcacggaggagacATAGTTGGGATGAtattcacctgacacaggatcccgcctgacaggtcaaggccagcacgcctaaaggtgccttttcgcctactgttccgctgactgtCTGGAAAAGGCGGCTGCCATTTGGTAgttcccatactttcatgtaattatacctgcgtagagtcttgtagccatgctactacagtaattgtatcccttatttatggctggtgtaattaagactcaggggacagagtaaaaccctaataaaaaaccctagctataaaaaccccctcattttacgatagaggggacggccgaaaaattacatagcaagaactatgctaaaatctctctagcttcatcttcttcaagagaactagagagaaacactgtgagtttgtgagtttcttgtgcaccagctgtttaactgtaattctctacaagtataataacatcgactcgtggactagggcttgttaacgcctgaaccacgtaaaaaacactgtttgtttatttacatttctgcacttctacagttgtTATCCTTTTATTATTCCGTTCATAtccgtttccgaaaaactcggtaaacattttggtgctttcattgagagctgtaggaagttgttagtcagctctttttctgtgtactgaaaagatggtgactacgagaaaatctgcggttgacaaaaatgctagggtcaaccccgatactgtgatggaagatgtggtacaaaatgaaccctcggactaccaaggtgaagacccgacatcccgccaggatcgggtcagtactgaagatacgacgtacttagaagacgaagaggagtatgtccaagacggttactacaaagatggctgctactacgagaaggacccagaactggtccaagtagccgaagaactggcgtCCACTAGGGctaagcttgctgagcaggagtgcGTCTCCGGaaaaatgcaacgcatgatggagcgcctccaaagcaagttcggagatctaggcgactcggacgaggatgcctctgttctaggtggtgccgATGCccctatgccggatccagccactgcagaaccatccaaagccgcccttaacaagggcaaagaaaaagttggagagccggtgcgcgctgacgcccctgcacctcctaaaggcgtgaatcaccaggccgactgccccccccccccccccccgcgcgcagaaggtctctggcgctcctaagcccagacgtccttcagccccaagggggcactctgtgcctaaagggcccggtgctaaggcacccaggcctaggggaaggaacaaccgccctagtgattccgtcaaccagga
It encodes the following:
- the LOC133800189 gene encoding potassium transporter 4-like, producing the protein MSRNLLLAYQSFGVVYGDLGTSPHYVYSSTFSGKLEKHISQDSIFGAFSLIFWTLTLIPLLKYVFVLLSADDNGEGGTFALYSLLCRHAKFSLLPNQQAADEELTAYKYGPSSQHASSSPLKRFLEKHKRLRTALLVVVLFGACMVIGDGVLTPAISVLSSVSGLKVTEKKLTSGELLLIACCILFFKETGKDGWISLGGILLSITGTEAVFADLGHFTALSIRLVFAFVVYPCLVVQYMGQAAYLSKSPDKIHCSFYNSIPESVFWPVFVVATLAAIVGS